The following proteins come from a genomic window of Rhodoligotrophos sp. CJ14:
- a CDS encoding L,D-transpeptidase, whose protein sequence is MSFTRRSFMTGALALTGAGHAWPALSQPANTQAFFGPPVVDNGVTYRSTNLARIDRKWRRQIVPYDSIEPQGTVVVDTQNHFLYVIFENSTALRYGVGVGKEGFKWYGRARIDRKAIWPSWTPPPEMLKRRPELPRFMEGGADNPLGPRALYLYRDGSDLGYRIHGTVEPWSIGHDVSSGCIRMLNEDVIDLYQRCPKGTAVLVLKHLGSMDA, encoded by the coding sequence ATGTCGTTTACACGTCGAAGCTTTATGACCGGCGCGCTCGCTCTGACCGGCGCCGGCCATGCATGGCCCGCTCTCAGCCAACCGGCGAACACCCAAGCCTTTTTCGGCCCGCCTGTGGTCGATAACGGGGTGACCTACCGCTCGACCAATTTGGCGCGGATCGACCGCAAGTGGCGCCGTCAGATCGTGCCTTATGACAGTATCGAGCCTCAGGGCACTGTCGTCGTCGATACGCAGAATCACTTCCTCTATGTGATTTTCGAGAACAGCACGGCGCTGCGCTATGGCGTCGGCGTCGGCAAGGAAGGGTTCAAGTGGTACGGGCGCGCGCGCATCGATCGCAAGGCCATCTGGCCGAGCTGGACGCCACCGCCCGAGATGCTGAAGCGCCGGCCCGAACTGCCGCGCTTCATGGAGGGCGGTGCCGACAACCCGCTGGGGCCGCGGGCCCTCTATCTGTATCGAGACGGCAGCGATCTCGGATATCGTATTCACGGCACGGTGGAGCCTTGGAGCATCGGCCATGATGTCTCGAGCGGCTGTATTCGGATGCTGAACGAGGATGTGATTGATCTCTATCAGCGTTGTCCGAAGGGCACTGCTGTTCTGGTGCTGAAGCACTTGGGTTCGATGGATGCCTGA
- a CDS encoding glucan 1,4-alpha-glucosidase, which yields MQAPGGPGMEARWTSSAKSGVGTALTANSRIWFTISHGILNEIYFPRVDTACTRDFGLIVTDGSDYFSEEKRHAEHHIEMIDEGVPGFHVTNLALDGRYRIEKRIITDPLRDTVLQEVRFEPLHGSLRDYRLFALIAPHLVNAGAHNTAWIDDYKGTPMLFARGLFGASLAVACSIPWRARSVGYVGSSDGWQQLAQHKQLVSCYSEAPDGNVAMTGEIDLAATGGEPFLLALSIASRPQEAAYRALATMQAGFKAALKGYTTGWRAWQDSLLPLDRPQAGRINHYRVSTSVLAVHSPVSFPGAVIASLSVPWGTDKGDEDLGGYHLVWPRDLVETAGGFLAAGAVNEAKAVLRYLHTVQEADGHWSQNMWLDGEPYWRGVQMDECAFPILLMDMLRREGHLSVDDFERFTPMVQKAVRYLVCNGPVTGQDRWEEDAGFSPFTLAVEIAGLLAGADILELAGHKRDAQYARDTADCWNDEIERWTFATDTPISERLGISGYYVRIAPPEQGTAASAMHGFVPIKNRPPESTDQPASQIVSPDALALVRFGLRAADDPRILDTVKVIDDMLKVELPQGPVWYRYNGDGYGEKEDGRSFDGIGVGRAWPLLTGERAHYEIAAGRSEEAGRLLKTLESSSNEGGLIPEQVWDSEDIPERGLYRGKPSGSAMPLVWAHSEHIKLLRSLHDGRVFDMPPQPVERYQHRKITASFRSWRSNNRVRTIPQGKTLRVEVMAPAIVHWTIDDWKTTQDSPVEAAAFGIYLVDLPTEQAPVGTRIGFTLKWLEQERWQGENYEVVIA from the coding sequence ATGCAGGCACCTGGGGGGCCGGGGATGGAGGCCCGGTGGACGTCGAGCGCCAAGAGTGGTGTTGGCACGGCGCTGACTGCGAATAGCAGGATCTGGTTCACGATCAGCCACGGGATTCTCAACGAGATCTATTTTCCGCGGGTCGATACCGCCTGTACCCGCGACTTCGGCCTGATCGTGACCGATGGCAGCGATTACTTCTCAGAAGAAAAGCGCCATGCCGAGCATCACATCGAGATGATCGACGAGGGCGTGCCCGGCTTCCATGTCACCAATCTCGCGCTCGACGGCCGCTACAGGATCGAGAAGCGGATTATCACGGATCCGCTCAGGGACACCGTGCTGCAGGAGGTGAGATTCGAGCCCCTGCACGGCAGTTTGCGGGATTACCGGCTCTTTGCGCTGATCGCGCCGCATCTCGTCAATGCGGGGGCGCATAACACCGCGTGGATCGACGACTACAAGGGCACCCCGATGCTGTTTGCGCGCGGCCTGTTCGGTGCCTCGCTGGCGGTCGCCTGCTCGATCCCCTGGCGCGCCCGCTCGGTCGGTTATGTCGGCAGTTCCGATGGATGGCAGCAACTCGCGCAGCATAAGCAGTTGGTGAGCTGCTATAGCGAGGCGCCCGACGGGAATGTCGCCATGACCGGCGAGATCGACCTGGCAGCGACGGGTGGCGAGCCTTTTCTGCTCGCGCTTTCGATCGCCAGCCGGCCGCAGGAGGCTGCGTATCGCGCGCTCGCCACGATGCAAGCGGGCTTCAAGGCGGCACTCAAAGGCTATACCACGGGATGGCGGGCCTGGCAGGATAGCCTTCTCCCCCTGGACCGGCCTCAGGCCGGCCGCATCAACCATTACCGGGTGAGCACCTCGGTTCTTGCGGTTCATTCACCCGTCTCATTTCCCGGTGCCGTGATCGCCAGCCTGTCGGTGCCGTGGGGGACCGACAAGGGCGACGAGGATCTTGGCGGCTATCACCTGGTGTGGCCACGGGATCTCGTCGAGACGGCGGGCGGGTTCCTCGCGGCTGGCGCGGTGAACGAGGCCAAGGCTGTGTTGCGTTACCTTCACACGGTGCAGGAGGCGGACGGCCACTGGTCACAGAACATGTGGCTCGATGGCGAGCCCTATTGGCGCGGGGTGCAGATGGACGAATGCGCCTTCCCGATCCTACTCATGGATATGCTGCGCCGAGAAGGCCACCTGTCGGTCGATGATTTCGAGCGGTTCACGCCAATGGTGCAGAAGGCGGTCCGCTATCTCGTCTGCAACGGCCCGGTTACCGGCCAGGACCGCTGGGAAGAGGATGCGGGCTTTTCTCCCTTCACGCTCGCGGTCGAGATCGCGGGTCTGCTTGCGGGCGCGGATATTCTCGAGCTGGCGGGCCATAAGCGCGATGCGCAATATGCGCGCGATACGGCTGATTGCTGGAATGACGAGATCGAGCGGTGGACATTCGCGACCGACACGCCGATCTCCGAAAGGCTTGGCATTTCCGGCTATTACGTGCGGATCGCACCACCCGAGCAGGGAACGGCCGCATCTGCGATGCATGGCTTTGTCCCGATCAAGAACCGCCCGCCCGAGAGCACGGACCAGCCGGCCAGCCAGATCGTGAGCCCGGACGCTCTGGCCCTGGTGCGCTTCGGCCTGCGCGCGGCGGATGATCCTCGCATCCTCGACACCGTCAAGGTGATCGATGACATGCTGAAGGTGGAATTGCCGCAGGGCCCTGTCTGGTACCGGTATAATGGCGATGGCTATGGTGAGAAGGAGGATGGCCGGTCCTTCGATGGGATCGGCGTCGGGCGAGCCTGGCCGCTGCTCACAGGCGAAAGAGCGCATTACGAGATCGCCGCCGGCCGGAGCGAGGAGGCGGGGCGCCTTTTGAAGACGCTGGAAAGCTCGTCAAATGAGGGCGGCCTTATTCCCGAGCAGGTCTGGGACAGCGAAGACATTCCCGAGCGCGGGCTCTATCGGGGCAAGCCTTCGGGAAGTGCCATGCCGCTGGTCTGGGCCCATAGCGAGCACATCAAGCTGTTGCGGTCGCTGCATGACGGCCGGGTGTTCGACATGCCGCCACAGCCGGTCGAGCGCTATCAGCATCGCAAGATCACGGCGTCTTTCCGTTCGTGGCGGTCCAATAATCGTGTGCGGACCATCCCTCAGGGCAAGACGCTGCGCGTGGAGGTCATGGCGCCGGCAATCGTCCACTGGACCATAGACGACTGGAAAACCACGCAAGACAGTCCGGTTGAGGCCGCGGCCTTTGGGATCTATCTCGTTGATCTTCCGACGGAACAGGCGCCGGTTGGAACCCGTATCGGCTTCACATTGAAGTGGCTCGAGCAGGAGCGCTGGCAGGGTGAGAACTACGAGGTGGTTATCGCCTAG
- a CDS encoding OmpA family protein, whose translation MTACAMTAAARVAFLIAMACGLAACGGATTQGPQLPAPPVLSEGEPSAALTQPGTEEDFMVNVGRRTYFTAGSATLDETAKVTLQKQAEWLKLYPQWPVKIQGFADDPGSASANLDLSKRRAEAVRDYLASLGVSQERMTVKGYGRDRLVRECADVSCVSQNRRVITNLQDEPVS comes from the coding sequence ATGACGGCATGCGCGATGACGGCGGCGGCCCGCGTGGCCTTTCTCATAGCCATGGCCTGCGGGCTGGCGGCTTGCGGCGGCGCGACCACCCAGGGCCCGCAGCTGCCGGCCCCGCCGGTCTTGTCGGAAGGCGAGCCCAGCGCCGCCCTCACTCAGCCCGGAACGGAAGAGGACTTCATGGTGAATGTCGGCCGGCGCACCTATTTCACCGCCGGCTCGGCTACCCTCGATGAAACGGCCAAGGTGACGCTCCAGAAGCAGGCGGAATGGCTGAAGCTATATCCGCAATGGCCCGTGAAAATTCAGGGCTTTGCCGACGACCCCGGATCAGCCTCGGCCAATCTCGATCTATCCAAGCGTCGCGCCGAGGCGGTGCGTGATTATCTCGCCTCGCTCGGTGTTTCCCAGGAGCGTATGACTGTTAAGGGTTATGGACGCGACCGTCTTGTTCGCGAATGTGCGGATGTTTCCTGCGTATCTCAGAATAGGCGCGTAATCACCAATCTGCAGGACGAGCCCGTGAGTTAA
- a CDS encoding PepSY domain-containing protein: MSDENLACRAPGGRDGAGDCSSKADHAPTSEERTRIEAKRKELGFSSWEEIELEDNDTVWEVSDAIGSDGAEYEIRLDPNTLQEKSCVRD; this comes from the coding sequence TTGTCCGATGAGAACCTTGCATGCCGCGCTCCTGGCGGGCGCGATGGTGCTGGCGATTGCTCCAGCAAAGCAGACCATGCGCCCACCTCCGAAGAGAGGACCAGGATCGAAGCCAAGCGGAAGGAGCTTGGCTTCAGCTCTTGGGAAGAGATCGAACTGGAAGACAATGACACAGTCTGGGAGGTGAGCGACGCCATAGGATCCGATGGCGCCGAATACGAGATCAGGCTGGATCCCAACACACTCCAGGAGAAATCTTGCGTGCGTGATTGA
- a CDS encoding ChrR family anti-sigma-E factor: protein MRVHHHPDCATLMAYASGTLSEALTMVVACHVAWCPQCQRELRCHEETGGAIIDRMEAVPVKPGCLDAVLQRIDAECREARARDCAPELAGEAHRMGLPRPLCRLLGRSLDQLAWRRIAPGVAVYRINLARGARGRLMLMRIASGKALPRHGHSAGEMTMVLRGAYRDEVGRFAMGDIADLGHDIEHKPVTDSGADCICLIGSERPWRLRGLLRLVQPILRL from the coding sequence GTGAGGGTGCATCATCACCCGGACTGCGCCACGCTGATGGCCTATGCCTCCGGCACGCTGAGCGAAGCCCTGACGATGGTGGTGGCCTGCCATGTGGCCTGGTGCCCGCAATGCCAGCGGGAGCTTCGGTGCCATGAGGAGACGGGCGGGGCGATCATCGACCGCATGGAGGCCGTTCCCGTCAAGCCGGGCTGTCTCGATGCAGTGCTGCAGCGCATCGATGCAGAGTGCCGCGAGGCCAGGGCCCGGGACTGTGCGCCGGAGCTTGCGGGCGAAGCGCATCGGATGGGCCTGCCGCGCCCTCTCTGCCGGCTTTTGGGCCGGTCTCTCGACCAGCTTGCCTGGCGGCGCATTGCACCCGGCGTGGCGGTCTATCGGATCAATTTGGCGCGCGGCGCGCGCGGCCGCCTGATGCTGATGAGAATCGCGAGCGGCAAGGCTTTGCCCCGTCATGGCCATTCTGCGGGCGAGATGACCATGGTGCTGCGGGGTGCCTATCGGGATGAGGTGGGACGCTTCGCGATGGGTGATATTGCCGATCTCGGCCATGATATCGAGCATAAGCCGGTGACTGATTCAGGGGCCGACTGCATATGCCTGATCGGCAGCGAACGGCCCTGGCGGCTCAGAGGTCTGCTCCGCCTCGTGCAGCCGATCCTGCGGCTTTGA
- a CDS encoding ABC transporter permease — MSEPAMADETGLRPQGLTPEAGAPEDEQAAVLALAANPWRARGTAIWKALRQAPITAKLGLVVIIAYVFVALFAPALTPYGESEVVGLQFEPWGDQFLLGTDNLGRDMFTRLIYGARNTIGIAFLTTILAFLIGGGAGLMAATVGGWTDQILSRIVDVLMAIPSLIFSLLLLTIFGTSIPVLIIVIAVLDSTRVFRLARAVGMNVAVMDFVEAARLRGEGLGWIMRREILPNIMPPLTAEFGLRFCFVFLTISALSFLGLGIQPPTADWGSMVRDNATLITYGDITPLLPAGAIAVLTLAVNFVVDWFLHKTSGLRDEQ; from the coding sequence ATGAGCGAACCCGCAATGGCAGATGAGACAGGCCTCAGACCCCAGGGACTCACGCCGGAGGCGGGAGCACCGGAAGATGAGCAAGCCGCTGTGCTGGCGCTTGCGGCAAACCCGTGGCGTGCCCGCGGAACCGCGATCTGGAAGGCGCTGCGCCAGGCGCCCATCACGGCTAAGCTGGGGCTCGTCGTCATCATTGCCTATGTCTTCGTGGCGCTGTTTGCGCCGGCTCTCACGCCTTATGGCGAGTCCGAGGTGGTCGGACTGCAATTCGAGCCCTGGGGCGATCAGTTCCTGCTCGGCACCGACAATCTCGGCCGGGATATGTTCACGCGCCTCATCTATGGGGCGCGCAACACGATCGGCATTGCCTTTCTCACCACCATCCTTGCCTTCCTGATCGGCGGTGGAGCAGGGCTGATGGCGGCCACGGTCGGGGGGTGGACCGACCAGATCCTGTCGCGGATCGTCGATGTGCTGATGGCGATCCCGAGCCTCATCTTCTCGCTATTGCTGCTGACGATCTTCGGTACCTCCATTCCGGTGCTGATCATCGTCATTGCGGTGCTCGATTCGACGCGGGTGTTCCGGCTGGCGCGCGCGGTCGGAATGAATGTGGCGGTGATGGATTTCGTGGAGGCGGCGCGCCTGCGCGGGGAGGGGCTCGGCTGGATCATGCGCCGCGAGATTCTGCCCAATATCATGCCGCCGCTCACCGCGGAGTTCGGCCTGAGGTTCTGCTTCGTGTTCCTGACGATCAGCGCTCTGTCCTTCCTGGGGCTCGGCATTCAGCCGCCCACGGCCGATTGGGGTTCCATGGTGCGCGACAATGCCACGCTGATCACCTATGGCGATATCACACCGCTCCTGCCGGCCGGTGCGATCGCCGTGCTCACGCTCGCGGTGAATTTCGTGGTCGACTGGTTCCTGCACAAAACGAGCGGGTTGCGTGATGAGCAATGA
- a CDS encoding ABC transporter permease, translated as MNKVAKMTAQRLALGLLVLWIVSLIIFLAVSFLPGDIATEMLGQSATPETVAALRRELGLDLPLHTRYLEWLGGMLHGDFGHSLANKREIAELLGSRMINTLFLAGVAAIISVPLALALGVLAALYRNSWFDRAINVSTLSSISFPEFFVAYILIMFLSVRLGWFPSISNLSPGMPLIERLHAVALPALTLTLVVVAHMMRMTRAAILNLLASPYIEMAALKGMSRSRIILHHALPNALAPIINVVVINLAYLVVGVVVVEVVFVYPGLGQLMVDSVQKRDLPVVQACSLLFAATYILLNLSADILSILTNPRLMHPR; from the coding sequence ATGAACAAGGTCGCGAAGATGACGGCCCAGCGTTTGGCGCTGGGTCTCCTTGTGCTCTGGATTGTCTCGCTGATCATCTTCCTCGCGGTGTCGTTCCTTCCAGGCGACATCGCGACCGAGATGCTCGGCCAATCGGCAACTCCGGAAACGGTCGCGGCGTTGCGTCGGGAGCTCGGGCTCGATCTGCCGCTGCATACGCGCTATCTCGAATGGCTCGGCGGTATGCTGCACGGGGATTTCGGGCACTCGCTGGCCAATAAGCGAGAGATCGCCGAACTCCTGGGCTCGCGCATGATCAATACGCTGTTCCTGGCAGGGGTGGCGGCGATCATCTCGGTGCCATTGGCGCTGGCGCTCGGCGTTCTCGCCGCGCTCTATCGCAACTCGTGGTTCGACCGGGCGATCAATGTCTCAACCCTATCGTCGATTTCGTTCCCGGAATTCTTCGTCGCCTATATCCTCATCATGTTCCTCTCGGTGAGGCTGGGCTGGTTCCCGTCGATATCGAATCTCAGTCCCGGCATGCCGCTGATCGAACGGCTGCATGCGGTCGCACTGCCGGCGCTTACCCTGACGCTGGTGGTGGTCGCGCATATGATGCGGATGACCCGGGCGGCGATCCTCAATCTGCTGGCCAGTCCCTATATCGAGATGGCGGCGCTCAAAGGCATGTCGCGCAGCCGCATCATTCTCCATCATGCGCTGCCCAATGCGCTTGCCCCGATCATCAACGTGGTCGTGATCAACCTCGCCTATCTGGTGGTGGGGGTGGTGGTGGTCGAGGTGGTGTTCGTCTATCCCGGGCTTGGCCAACTGATGGTCGATTCCGTGCAGAAGCGGGATCTGCCGGTGGTGCAGGCCTGCAGCCTGCTCTTCGCCGCAACCTATATTCTCCTCAATCTCTCCGCCGATATTCTGTCCATCCTCACCAATCCAAGGCTGATGCATCCGCGATGA
- a CDS encoding TerC family protein has protein sequence MFDFITPELITAFFQVIMIDLVLAGDNAIIIGLAAAGLPKDQRTKAILIGILAATALRIVFALLTTQLLQIIGLLLAGGVLLLWVCWKMWRELRAGGHHEPDAMEALSEADLNKDGTVAGNPQRKTFAQAAWQIIIADVSMSLDNVLAVAGAAREHPIVLIFGLVLSIALMGLAASFIARLLHKHRWIAYVGLAIIFYVACEMIYRGALEVWPHLS, from the coding sequence ATGTTCGATTTCATCACGCCCGAACTCATCACCGCCTTCTTCCAGGTGATCATGATCGACTTGGTGTTGGCGGGTGACAACGCGATCATCATTGGCCTTGCAGCCGCCGGTCTTCCCAAGGACCAGCGCACAAAGGCCATCCTCATCGGCATTCTTGCAGCGACCGCCCTGCGTATCGTCTTTGCTCTGCTCACCACTCAGCTTCTGCAGATTATCGGCCTTTTGTTGGCCGGCGGCGTGCTTCTGCTTTGGGTGTGCTGGAAGATGTGGCGCGAGCTCCGCGCCGGAGGCCATCACGAGCCCGACGCCATGGAGGCGCTTTCCGAGGCTGATCTGAACAAAGACGGCACCGTCGCCGGCAATCCGCAACGCAAGACCTTTGCACAGGCCGCATGGCAGATCATCATTGCCGACGTATCAATGTCCTTGGACAATGTCTTGGCTGTCGCGGGGGCGGCTCGCGAGCACCCGATCGTGCTCATCTTCGGACTTGTCCTCTCGATCGCTCTGATGGGCTTGGCCGCGAGCTTCATCGCCCGCTTGCTGCACAAGCATCGCTGGATCGCCTATGTGGGCCTTGCCATCATCTTCTATGTCGCCTGTGAGATGATCTATCGGGGTGCGTTGGAAGTGTGGCCCCATCTCAGCTAG
- a CDS encoding sigma-70 family RNA polymerase sigma factor, translated as MTDSIKQFQGNGRLQDEMAALVARIAKGDREAFATLFNYYAPRLKSFMLRRSADPETAEELVQETMLAVWNRASSFSPAKGSVTTWIYTIARNLRIDRLRRQPAQTFYDIDDFDEPSAEPSTEERLIQNESEAQIASAIEALPKEQLDVISLSYVDDLSQSEIAERLDVPLGTVKSRMRLAYQKLRDALGGQS; from the coding sequence ATGACAGACAGCATCAAACAATTTCAGGGCAATGGCAGGTTGCAGGACGAGATGGCGGCGCTGGTGGCGCGCATCGCGAAGGGTGACCGCGAAGCCTTTGCAACCTTGTTCAATTACTATGCACCGCGCCTCAAAAGCTTCATGCTGCGTCGGAGCGCCGATCCCGAGACGGCCGAGGAGCTGGTGCAAGAGACCATGCTGGCTGTGTGGAACAGGGCATCCAGCTTCTCTCCCGCGAAAGGCAGTGTCACCACTTGGATCTATACGATCGCGCGTAATCTGCGGATCGACAGGTTGCGACGCCAGCCGGCCCAGACCTTCTATGACATCGACGATTTTGATGAGCCCTCGGCAGAACCGAGCACAGAGGAGCGGCTGATCCAGAACGAGAGCGAGGCGCAGATCGCAAGTGCGATCGAGGCCTTGCCGAAAGAGCAGCTCGACGTCATCTCTCTATCATATGTCGATGACCTCTCGCAGTCGGAGATTGCGGAGCGGCTGGATGTTCCTCTGGGTACGGTGAAATCGAGAATGCGGCTTGCTTATCAAAAGCTCAGGGATGCGCTGGGAGGCCAGTCGTGA
- a CDS encoding ABC transporter substrate-binding protein: MSEELERIGREVKTGRVTRREFIVAAVAAGLTASTASTLFASLARAEPKTGGHFKIGIGAGSTTDSIDPQTYLDTYMQSVGHSVFSYLTEVDPEGKLTGEVAESWDVSPDAKTWTFKLRQGIEFHNGKTLTSEDVVNSINHHRGPDSKSAAKGIVDAIEDVKADGKDVVVFTLKGGNADFAYLLDDYHLAVLPTKDGKADASGVGSGAYILERIDYGVTAVVKKNPNYWKSGRGWFESVEFLAIKDVAARTNALTTGQIHAIDRCDLKTIHLLERNPKLEIISITGTQHYTLPMLVDHAPLDNVDVRLALKHAVDREKLVQTILRGYGAVANDHPISPANRFFAKDLEQRAYDPDKAKFHLKKAGFETLRIDLSTADAAFSGAVDTAVLYKEHAAAAGIDINVVREPNDGYWENVWIKKPWCFCYWSGRPTEDWMFSLTYSADASWNDTHWKNPEFNKLLVEARSELDEKKRAEMYAEMQRLVRDDGGTVVPMYANYVNALSKTVGHGKMGNNWDLDGLRPAERWWFTEA, encoded by the coding sequence ATGAGCGAAGAACTCGAGCGCATTGGCCGGGAGGTGAAAACCGGCCGGGTGACCCGTCGGGAATTCATCGTGGCGGCGGTTGCCGCAGGACTGACCGCGAGCACGGCGAGCACTCTGTTCGCATCCCTCGCGCGGGCCGAGCCGAAGACCGGCGGCCATTTCAAGATCGGTATCGGCGCGGGCTCGACCACCGATTCGATCGACCCGCAGACCTATCTCGACACCTATATGCAGTCGGTCGGGCATTCGGTGTTCAGCTATCTGACCGAGGTTGATCCCGAAGGCAAGCTGACCGGGGAAGTGGCAGAAAGCTGGGATGTCTCGCCGGATGCGAAGACCTGGACCTTCAAGCTGCGGCAAGGCATCGAATTCCATAATGGCAAGACGCTCACGTCGGAGGATGTGGTCAATTCGATCAACCATCACCGCGGGCCTGATTCCAAATCCGCCGCCAAAGGCATTGTCGATGCGATCGAGGATGTGAAGGCGGACGGCAAGGACGTCGTGGTGTTCACCCTCAAAGGCGGGAATGCGGATTTCGCTTACCTGCTCGATGATTATCATCTGGCGGTGTTGCCGACCAAGGACGGCAAAGCCGATGCGAGCGGGGTCGGCAGCGGCGCCTATATTCTCGAGCGCATCGATTATGGCGTAACGGCTGTCGTCAAAAAGAACCCCAATTACTGGAAGAGCGGCCGCGGCTGGTTCGAGAGCGTCGAGTTCCTGGCCATCAAGGATGTGGCTGCGCGGACCAATGCGCTCACGACCGGGCAGATCCACGCGATAGACCGTTGCGACCTCAAGACGATCCATCTGCTCGAGCGCAACCCGAAGCTGGAAATCATATCCATCACGGGCACCCAGCATTACACACTGCCGATGCTTGTCGATCATGCACCGCTCGACAATGTGGATGTGCGGCTCGCGCTCAAGCATGCAGTTGACCGCGAAAAGCTGGTGCAAACCATTCTGCGCGGCTACGGGGCGGTTGCCAATGATCACCCGATCAGCCCGGCCAACCGGTTCTTCGCCAAGGATCTCGAGCAGCGGGCCTATGATCCCGACAAGGCCAAGTTTCATCTGAAGAAAGCCGGCTTCGAGACCTTGCGTATCGACCTGTCGACGGCGGATGCCGCGTTCTCCGGAGCGGTTGATACGGCTGTGCTCTACAAGGAGCATGCAGCGGCTGCCGGCATCGACATCAATGTGGTTCGCGAGCCAAATGATGGCTATTGGGAGAATGTCTGGATCAAGAAGCCGTGGTGCTTCTGCTACTGGTCAGGGCGGCCGACCGAAGACTGGATGTTCTCACTGACCTATTCGGCGGATGCGAGCTGGAACGACACCCATTGGAAGAACCCGGAGTTCAACAAGCTGCTGGTTGAGGCGCGCTCGGAGCTCGATGAGAAGAAACGGGCGGAGATGTATGCGGAAATGCAGCGTCTCGTCCGGGATGACGGCGGCACCGTGGTGCCCATGTATGCCAATTACGTCAATGCGCTATCGAAGACGGTCGGCCATGGCAAAATGGGGAACAACTGGGATCTCGACGGTCTGCGCCCGGCCGAGCGCTGGTGGTTCACCGAGGCATGA
- a CDS encoding lytic murein transglycosylase: protein MLFSLFGVFSGTAHAAQCEPPGGFPAWVKSFKAENANLSPRTLSALDGLTLNQQVLKLDRNQKHFKQSFEQFANSRITAGRVQKAQSMLRRHASLLRRIEQRYGVPPQIVVVIWGLETDFGTNMGKQDAIRALATLAYDCRRTEMFQRELSAALQIIERGDLRPSQMRGAWAGELGQTQFLPSNYLRFAVDFDGNGHRDLIRSVPDVLASTANYLKGYGWRPGAGWEPGEPNFAVLKEWNRADVYARTIALFATRLSPTN from the coding sequence ATGCTCTTCTCCTTGTTCGGTGTCTTTTCAGGAACCGCTCATGCCGCGCAATGCGAGCCGCCAGGGGGCTTTCCCGCATGGGTGAAGAGTTTCAAGGCTGAGAATGCCAATCTGTCCCCTCGAACCCTCTCGGCGCTCGACGGGCTGACTCTCAACCAGCAAGTTCTGAAGCTCGATCGCAACCAGAAGCATTTCAAGCAGTCCTTCGAGCAATTCGCCAATTCCCGCATCACCGCCGGACGTGTCCAGAAGGCCCAATCCATGCTGAGGCGTCATGCGTCCCTGCTGAGGCGGATTGAGCAGCGCTATGGTGTGCCCCCTCAGATTGTCGTTGTCATCTGGGGGCTTGAAACCGATTTCGGCACCAATATGGGCAAGCAGGATGCCATTCGCGCACTGGCAACCCTCGCCTATGACTGCCGCCGCACGGAAATGTTCCAGCGTGAGCTCTCGGCCGCGCTGCAAATCATCGAGCGTGGCGATCTCCGGCCTTCACAGATGCGTGGCGCTTGGGCCGGAGAGCTTGGCCAGACCCAGTTCCTTCCGAGCAACTATCTGCGCTTCGCCGTTGATTTTGATGGGAATGGCCATCGCGACCTGATCCGCAGCGTCCCCGACGTGTTGGCATCGACCGCCAACTATCTCAAAGGTTATGGCTGGAGGCCGGGTGCTGGCTGGGAGCCCGGTGAGCCCAATTTCGCCGTGCTGAAGGAATGGAACCGCGCCGATGTCTACGCGCGCACCATCGCCCTCTTCGCAACCCGGCTCTCCCCGACCAATTAA